In the genome of Caldisericum sp., one region contains:
- the sdaAB gene encoding L-serine ammonia-lyase, iron-sulfur-dependent subunit beta produces MGIFDIIGPVMIGPSSSHTAGAARIGKYARRIYGVHKPFDLVEIDLYNSFSESGIGHGTDLAILGGILCFNVDDERILKSFEIAKEMGINFKFNFKGIDEDVGENAVKITFHNNGKSFYVWGESIGGGLIHISNINGYSVSLFGRHPVLIVVAKDVPGIIAHVSKIIADAHINIAKAEIERDSSVSESLSVFKLDSDFPKDKIPLILENKNILEVMTVERLEEL; encoded by the coding sequence AGCAGGAGCTGCAAGAATTGGAAAATACGCTCGAAGAATTTACGGCGTTCATAAACCTTTTGACCTTGTCGAAATTGACCTATACAATTCTTTCTCTGAATCTGGTATCGGGCATGGCACAGACCTTGCGATACTTGGAGGGATCCTCTGTTTTAATGTGGATGACGAACGCATTTTAAAGTCCTTTGAAATTGCAAAAGAAATGGGTATAAATTTCAAATTCAACTTCAAAGGTATTGACGAGGATGTTGGGGAAAACGCAGTTAAAATAACATTCCATAATAATGGGAAGTCCTTCTACGTGTGGGGCGAATCAATTGGCGGTGGGCTCATTCACATCTCTAACATTAACGGGTATAGTGTTAGTCTTTTTGGAAGGCATCCAGTCTTGATTGTGGTTGCAAAGGATGTTCCTGGGATTATAGCACATGTTTCTAAAATAATTGCAGATGCTCACATAAATATTGCAAAAGCAGAAATAGAAAGGGATTCTTCTGTTTCCGAGTCGCTTTCGGTCTTTAAACTCGACTCCGATTTCCCAAAGGATAAAATTCCTCTTATTCTTGAAAACAAAAATATTCTGGAAGTAATGACAGTTGAAAGACTTGAAGAATTGTAA